A DNA window from Ralstonia solanacearum K60 contains the following coding sequences:
- a CDS encoding bifunctional diguanylate cyclase/phosphodiesterase: MSRARSVAPPGLDPVSGLPDRERFVRLLAGMPQSGPSGGVGALLLIGFDHFAEAAASLGPLAARNVMVECASRLQALCPQSAGDAVPLVGRIGPETFAVASAAFASAQAVHDLARRISASLTRPFITAGYELVCSCSIGMTMFDGPPADAARLIEQADRALFHVQHGGEQSPAMYAPAAPAPGAEGGTASAGANDPVSEYPRLAAQLRHALTRRQFSLNLQPQLSLVNGQIVGYEFLLRWISPELGGVAPADFLPILEQTGGIREVGRWVLDNAAQMLAGLQQEEAERAGTARQPDLLAAVNLSDAQLLDPQLSDTVRDIAARHAVPTTRLVFEVSEHTLLRAGEAARQAVDALHGCGARVAVEDFGATAHSLDCLAQFRPDLVKLDRCVVSAVTDAGDDSALRHLVAAAHDAGVPVTATRVETAAQLQALRACRCDVIQGYLLSQPFPARWIDDTQGVIAERARDLMP, translated from the coding sequence ATGAGTCGCGCAAGGTCTGTCGCGCCACCGGGTCTGGATCCCGTTTCCGGATTGCCTGACCGTGAACGATTCGTCCGACTGTTGGCCGGGATGCCGCAATCCGGCCCCTCGGGCGGCGTCGGCGCGCTGCTGCTGATCGGCTTCGATCATTTCGCCGAGGCCGCGGCCTCGCTCGGGCCCCTCGCCGCGCGCAACGTCATGGTCGAATGCGCATCGCGCCTGCAAGCGCTGTGCCCGCAGTCCGCGGGCGACGCCGTGCCCCTGGTCGGGCGGATCGGGCCGGAAACCTTCGCGGTCGCCTCCGCCGCGTTTGCTTCGGCGCAGGCCGTCCACGACCTGGCCCGCCGCATCTCGGCTTCGCTCACGCGGCCGTTCATCACCGCGGGCTACGAGCTGGTGTGCTCGTGCAGCATCGGCATGACCATGTTCGATGGCCCGCCGGCCGACGCCGCCCGCCTGATCGAGCAGGCCGACCGCGCCCTCTTCCACGTGCAGCATGGCGGCGAGCAGAGCCCGGCCATGTACGCACCCGCCGCCCCCGCGCCGGGCGCCGAAGGGGGTACCGCAAGCGCGGGCGCAAACGATCCTGTCAGCGAGTATCCGCGGCTGGCGGCGCAGTTGCGGCATGCGCTGACGCGCCGGCAGTTCAGCCTGAATCTGCAGCCGCAACTCAGCCTGGTCAACGGCCAGATCGTCGGCTACGAATTCTTGCTGCGCTGGATCTCGCCCGAGCTGGGCGGCGTCGCGCCGGCGGATTTCCTGCCGATCCTGGAGCAGACCGGCGGCATCCGCGAGGTCGGGCGCTGGGTGCTCGACAACGCTGCGCAAATGCTCGCCGGCCTGCAGCAGGAAGAAGCCGAGCGCGCCGGCACGGCCCGCCAGCCGGACCTGCTTGCCGCCGTGAACCTGTCGGACGCCCAGTTGCTCGACCCGCAGTTGAGCGACACGGTGCGCGACATTGCCGCGCGCCACGCAGTGCCCACCACGCGCCTGGTGTTCGAGGTGTCGGAGCACACGCTGCTGCGGGCCGGCGAGGCCGCCCGGCAGGCAGTGGACGCGCTGCACGGCTGCGGCGCGCGTGTCGCCGTGGAGGATTTCGGGGCGACCGCGCACAGCCTGGACTGCCTGGCGCAGTTCCGCCCGGACCTGGTCAAGCTCGACCGCTGCGTGGTCAGCGCAGTGACCGATGCCGGCGACGACTCCGCACTGCGGCACCTGGTGGCCGCGGCCCACGATGCCGGCGTGCCCGTCACGGCCACGCGGGTGGAAACGGCGGCCCAGTTGCAGGCCCTGCGCGCCTGCCGCTGCGATGTCATCCAGGGTTACCTGCTGTCCCAGCCCTTCCCCGCGCGCTGGATCGACGATACGCAGGGCGTCATTGCCGAGCGCGCGCGCGACCTGATGCCGTAA
- a CDS encoding cytochrome ubiquinol oxidase subunit I: MPAAAGPRDCKRLASLEVAVTFDALLLSRVQFAWVVALHILLPAFTVGLSCFVATLEVRWWITNDDVFRRLSTFWTKIFAVSFGMGVVSGIVMPFQFGTNWSRFSDAASNVIGSLMGYEVITAFFLEAGFLGVLLFGRKRVPQWAHVLAAVMVALGTVLSSFWILAVNSWMQTPVGFEVVDGRYFPTDLLAVIFSPSFPYRLVHTVTAFVVTTGFVVLAVGAYYLRRQRFVDESRIMVRMALFFLAVMVPLQIVVGDLHGLNTLEHQPAKLAAMEGLWETRTHVPASLFAIPDAQAEANRYEIAIPALGSLYLTHTWGGEVKGLKDFPREDRPPVIIVYFAFRIMVGVAMLMLALVVWGLVLHRRGRLLQADTYLHAATWGAPLGFIAVLAGWTTTEVGRQPWVIYGHLRTAQGVTPSLTAADVGLSLAGYMLCYLVIFGGGLTILLRLARGGPGGHNVEEPAFMAHERPARPLSAAGESDEPGHPPHPRGGADAA; the protein is encoded by the coding sequence ATGCCGGCTGCGGCCGGCCCCCGGGATTGCAAGCGTTTGGCTTCTCTGGAGGTGGCGGTGACCTTCGACGCTTTGCTGTTGTCACGCGTGCAATTCGCCTGGGTGGTGGCGCTGCATATCCTGCTGCCGGCATTCACGGTGGGCCTGTCGTGCTTCGTGGCGACGCTCGAGGTGCGCTGGTGGATCACCAACGACGACGTCTTCCGCCGCCTGTCCACGTTCTGGACCAAGATCTTCGCGGTGTCCTTCGGCATGGGCGTGGTGTCGGGCATCGTCATGCCGTTCCAGTTCGGCACCAACTGGAGCCGGTTTTCCGATGCCGCCTCCAACGTGATCGGCTCCCTGATGGGCTACGAGGTGATCACGGCCTTCTTCCTGGAGGCGGGTTTCCTGGGGGTGCTGCTGTTCGGGCGCAAGCGGGTGCCGCAGTGGGCCCACGTGCTGGCGGCGGTGATGGTGGCGCTGGGCACGGTGCTGTCGTCGTTCTGGATCCTGGCGGTCAACAGCTGGATGCAGACGCCGGTCGGCTTCGAGGTCGTCGACGGCCGCTACTTCCCCACCGATCTGCTGGCGGTCATCTTCAGCCCGTCGTTTCCTTATCGCCTCGTCCATACCGTCACGGCCTTCGTGGTGACCACCGGCTTCGTCGTCCTGGCTGTGGGCGCGTATTACCTGCGGCGCCAGCGCTTTGTGGACGAGAGCCGCATCATGGTGCGCATGGCACTGTTCTTCCTGGCGGTGATGGTGCCGCTGCAGATCGTCGTCGGCGACCTGCACGGGCTGAACACGCTGGAGCACCAGCCTGCCAAGCTGGCCGCGATGGAAGGGCTGTGGGAGACGCGCACGCACGTGCCGGCCTCGCTGTTCGCGATTCCCGATGCGCAGGCCGAGGCCAACCGCTACGAGATCGCCATCCCCGCGCTCGGCAGCCTGTACCTGACCCACACCTGGGGCGGCGAGGTCAAGGGCCTGAAGGACTTCCCGCGCGAAGACCGGCCGCCGGTGATCATCGTCTACTTCGCGTTCCGCATCATGGTGGGCGTGGCCATGCTGATGCTGGCCCTGGTGGTGTGGGGGCTGGTGCTGCACCGGCGCGGCAGGCTGCTCCAGGCCGATACCTACCTGCATGCGGCGACCTGGGGCGCGCCGCTGGGCTTCATCGCCGTGCTGGCGGGGTGGACCACGACCGAGGTCGGCCGCCAGCCCTGGGTGATCTACGGGCATCTGCGCACCGCCCAGGGCGTCACGCCCTCGCTGACGGCGGCCGACGTGGGGCTGTCGCTGGCGGGCTACATGCTCTGCTACCTCGTGATCTTCGGCGGCGGGCTGACGATCCTGCTGCGCCTGGCGCGCGGCGGCCCGGGCGGACACAACGTCGAGGAACCGGCAT